TCGCCGTGGATGCTCCCCTTTGCCGCTGCTCCCTTACGTCGCTGCAAAACCCTAACCCCCTAACCCCTTCCGCGCCGCTCCCTTCCTGCTTCTTGCTTCTTTGTAAGTccacttcttttatttctttcctaTTTCACCTTACCCCCCCTCACTCCCCCCCCCCCCTttctgttcatttattttttacttttaattaccTGATTCGTTGAAATCAGGATGTATTGAAGGCAATCTCGTTGAAGCAGAAGTGGGATTTGAATGATTTGCGGGTTCTTAATTCGGAATCTATTGGGAACAGGTTCAGGTTCGAAACATTTCAGAACTTCGAGTTAAGAATTGGGTTTGGGAAAAAGAGCAATTTTTCTGTGAAATTCCCTTAGCCACAGGCGCTGTAGAAGCAGAACGTGGTCACCGCTGAGGCGCCGCACAAGGCACAGAAGCAGAAGCACTTCGTCGccctctcttcctcctcctaAATCGCGCAATTCCAGTATCGTTGCGAACCATCACAAGCTCAAAAAAgacaaagaagaaaagagaaggtaactgatttttgttatttatcccttcatttatttatctattttttagtTTGTGTTCGTGATTTTTTTCCTGAATTGGTTGATAATTTAATGTGTAATATTGGTGAGAAAATGTGAAACGGAGAGAATTCTATTGGTTGAGACTAGCAATTTCTGATTCGTGCTTGCTAGTTTTAACTTTAATTTATGAAGAATGCACCGCACTGGAAATTGGGTATGTTGAAAATGCGTGATAATTTTAGCAGTTATTCGATGTATTTTAGCTGTTATTCGATGCTTGCTAGGTTTTTGGGGACCTCAAATATAATTTCGAGAGGGTGAGCCTTTGTATTTCTATAGTTAACATGAATATGAAGATATAAATCTGATAGCAGTTTGGAGATTATGTATGTGTGCAGATTAAAATAGGGGGAAGAAATTTTCATGGACTTAATTTATGTAAATttttttctcttactcttaatactATTTGTTCCTTTGTCAATAATGTTTAATCCCTTCATCCCTCCGCCTTCGTCCCTGCTGGTAATGTATTCATTATCAGTTCTATTAGTTAAAAAATAATGTTAAATAATATTGTTGAAGTAAAACAGACCTAGAAGAAAGTCACATTGAATAAGATGTTGAGTCGAATGCAAGgtgtttggttttggttttggttgattgCCCTGTTATAAAATTAAAGCAACATTTCGTGCTATGTATGTTGGTTTTGGTTGACTGCCCTGTTATGAAATTAGTGTAGCGAGTGGTATGTGACTTGAGGGAATAGAGGTCGTTTAAATGTGTATTGCATTTGGAGGCaagttgagaaaaataaaaggacATGGCGTTCCTAGCAGCAGTTTTTATTCTTCCTGCAGGCACTCTTTTCATTCTCTCAGGCCTTATTGTTAACGCAATGCAGGTAATTAATCAAGATCCAATCTGCAAATCGCGTTGTTATATATCCAAATTTGTGTTGACTTTATTTAACTATTGTCTCAGCTGACTTCTTTAACTATAGCTTCATCTGTAAAATATGTATCTAAGCTTCTTCTTTGATGGATTTATGTCATGTTGATTCATATTCTGTTTTGGTGCCTGTCCTTTATCAGATTCAAGAATCTGACGAGGCAAGAAAGAAGTTCTCAAATGCTAAATCTCTTTCTTACTCCCAATTTTTTGGAGATCAGAACAAAGCTGCAGACGTGGCTGATCAAGCTACTTTGTCAAAGTTTTCAGTATGTATTTTTTTCATTAATGAATTACTCGTAATTTTCTGAATCTACACATTCAGGTAGATAATAATAAGACATGCACATTGAAGACACAATTGTGTTCTAGGGAGCACagttttcttttcaatttctttctggCCATTGCAAATATAGTTCTCCATTTCGTGTTTGTAGGCATGAAAATCATTAGTCAGATAAAAACAAAGCAGGACAAAAAATAATTTCTCAATAGCCTCTTGCTAAAACTTTCCAGTGTTTTAGTGTTGAAATCCACCGTCCCAGTGGAAATTGAATAAGTTGGAATCCATTTGTTTGTGTTTTATGTTCAATTAGTTAAGCCATTTGCTATCAATACTGAGAAGCAAGCCATAAAGTTAATACATGAAAATGATGGATTTTGACATATAGTACCAGAAACCCTTAATCATGTCATAAAAAGGACAACAATGGCTAACTAAGAGGTCTGAATAGCTTTTATGCTTTATCAAAGCGCATTATTATTTAATATAGTTAAGATGAGGTTTTACTTGTCCCATGGATTATCAAATTCCTAACCTGATATTTTTTAGGAGATATTTACTTTTGCTTTTTGGATTTTGGTACACTAAAAAGGGTAAAGGGTGTAACACTGTTATCCAATCATATATTAACATTAGCAAATTCAATATCTTATATTATCCCTTCAAAACAGGGGCCTTTAAAAGTTGATGTTTGACAAAGTTTATCGTCTTCTATTTTCAGGGTTcatctgccatctccagtgatgTTCATACCCTCGTTTGTGTTTTTCTTCTACTTCTTATTATTATCCTTTATTCTCCATTGCATTCATAAGGCCTAGTGAATGCAGTTTAGCAAATTTAGCCACCTAATTTGTGGATTCTATTTTAGGAATTGTTATTTATTGTCTTAGATGTGTATTATGTTTCCTTACACCCAGATTTTTGTTTTAGGATGAGGACATTTTCCTTTAAGATGAGGACCTTGGAGTTTAAGAGTTCCACCCAGATAAGAATGTTGAATACCATCTCTGatatctaaaaattagaaaaaatatagTTTGATGCTCTTAGAttgtttaattaaaaacaaaattggtGGAGATTActtctgttttatttttttttaaatgggcACTCCTATAATGTTACAAATCTTAATGATTCTCAATTGAATTTTTAGTTATATATCTATCATTAAAAGTGAAGGGCTGGAGATTTCACAACCAGCACTTGATCCtcaactttctgaaaggtcttgCTGTGGAGATTTAACAACTAGCTCTGGAGATTTTTCAGTTACTTACTGTGCTTAGAACTGGGCTTCGACTTCCTTGGTATCCAAATTGAAAGGTCCTGCTGAGAGAAAAAAGCTAGAGGACTTGACAATTGGTCCAGTTCTCACTGTAAGTACATGTCTTTCATtttcttaaatttaaaattaaaataagtgtTGGCAGCTTCATACATTTGTGTATTATTCTCCCTAAGATATGATTTGTGGAGAGAGAACTACTCTTGAGTGCAGTAAGTGAGAAGATatgaacgaattctagagttaaTTTAAATAAGTTATACATAACTAGTCTAGTGTTCATATCCATGCTTTTGATTGATGATTAAAAAGGAGTTTATCTGGTGGGGGTGGGAGCTACGAACAATTTGCTGCTTTCAGGTTAAACACACATTTCCAAGTTTGTGCCCTAGTTGATATAGGTGtgcattatttatttgtttgacaTTATTGGTAATGGTAAACTGCAGACTGTGGAGTCATATATCCAATAGTATATTAGTTGTTTGATAAATAATTACTCGGaggttctttttaattttcttactttatttcacttctttttttatttttatattttttatgtgcAGTTTACAACTGAATCAATGTTGTaaatagagaaaattaaataGAAGAAAAGCATAGCTTAACGAAAAGCTTTTGAAGATGAATATACTCACAATCATGTTCTTATATACTTTTGGTTGTTGTGCTTGCAAGAAGGACATACAAAATTGGAGGTTGTGATTTGAGCAGCACTGCTCCTCCTTGTACCAGGTAAAGTTTCGGTAATAAGCAATTCAATTGGCTTTCTCTTTACTTTCCTAGACTTGACGGAAGATTATCTATTTTCTTCAGGTGGATTGAAATGATGGCTCATGTTTTTTCAAGAGCTGCATGGCATTGCGTTTGGTATATGATCCAGGTGGATTTAAATGATGGCTCCTGGATTAGTAATATGTAATTCTAGGATGGTAGCTTGCTTAGAATCTTTGTTAGCTTGGGTACAAGTAGTGTTTTTTTGTTTCAGTAAAAACTATTTGTTTCTTTTGTAACTTCCTATTGATTTTATAATAGCCCTTGCTGTAGCCAAGAATAGTCTTCCTCATATGATGGAATTACCTCCTTCCTTATCTAGGTCCAGAATtacaaaatctgcagggaataTAAACTTATCCACTTTGACCAAAAGGTTTTGAATTACACCTTTAGGAAACGCAACAGACTTGTCCACTAGCTCTAGTGACATCTGTATGGGCTTTACCtcctctatgcatagctttttcatCAGAGAAGAGGGCATTAGATTGATGCTATCTCCTAAGTTACACATTGCTTTATTGATTCTTATGTTGCCAATGGTACAAGGTAGGAAAAAGATTCCCAGGGTCCTCAAGTTTTGGGGGAAGCCCTTTCTGGATtaatgcactgcattcttcagtgagcaatatagtttccttctcatgccaacttctctttttattgataagctctttcaagaactttgcatatagaggcGTCTGCTCTAATGCCTCAGCCAGTGGAATATTaatctccaatttcttgaagacttTAAGGAATTTGGGGAAGTGTTGTTCCTTGgtttccttgttgaacctttgaggatatggcaagaGAGGTGTGAAAGTCTTCTCCACTTACTTCTGTCCTTGAGATGGTCCTTCTATTGCTTCCTTCCCTTTTTTTAAGTTTTATGGCTGGTTATCCTTCTCTTTGAGCTTCTCtgaagtttgcttgcttgctgtCACTTTTTTGTTGCTGGCTTCCTCTCTCTTGGTCAGTTTCTTGTCATTCACCAAGGTTTTTCCACTGCTTAGCtctttgcattcttcttttggatttggaatggtgtcacttgggagtgagcttgttgGCCTTTCAATCACAACTTGCTTGGAAAGCTGCCGAATCTGCCTTTCTATATTTCTTATGGAAGCTTCATTGTTCTTGTTTGTAAGTTCTTGCTATTTCATCATTTTTTCCATccatatctccaagttggagattctctgagagtcttgtggaATTTGTGGTTGGTTGTTAGCTGGTGAGGGTGGATGATAGTTGTTTAGGTTGGTGGTTTGGTTATTAGATGGATAACAATTGGAATTGGGGTAAtggttttggggttttctatatggattttgGTCATTGTTctgctggttgttgtggtttgtgtttctctaattgttttggtttgaatttctttgccatggctgctaattttgattgtgattatctccccatctaagATTGAGGTAGTTcttccatgatggattgtaggtgtcaccataaacaTCACTTGATCCAGAAtcttggttgtgcacatattgaatttgttcctgctgctgatcttcttggttCTCTTTATtctgcccccatgtggttgatggttggcttgtgacaTTCATTGATGGAACTTGTAAGCTAACAATCCTCTTTGCCATTtgttcaaattgttgttgaaattgctgttgcatcatcttgttttgagctaggattgtgtCCACTCCTTCTAATTctagcactcctttcctttgtgatggttggcgttgtctctgatgagcaaagaaatattgattgtttgctaccatatcaatgaggttttgaGCCTCATCTGCTGTCTgggcttcctccatatgagcaattattctgTACCAATGTGATGagctggggcttcaattcaaagttattttcaTTGACATTttgggtaaggatgctactcccacaatgccttggattagcaaatatTTATGAAGCCAATACTATCCTTTgtggttgaccattgttgttggccattcttactggtggatttgttggatttgttaAGTGTTCCTTCATTTCATGAAATTCTTCTTCAAAAAGTTCTTCTCCAATAAttcctttccctcttgcttctcttcttatccTTCGGAGAGTTCTTTCGTCAGCTTCACAGAAAGTAGGGGTCTCCCTCCTTGCCTCTGTcataaaaccaaaataacaaGAAACACAAGAGCACTCTGTTGCTTGAGTGCAGTgagagttagtagagacaaagtctcaaatagttagtgtgctggttaaaaataatggaaataaacaaaaataaagaaaaagtgcttaatctagagcaccaccttacttaatcattgtcaatctaatcaatccctgggaacggcaccaaaaatttgatgtgtggaaaacgatccaacacaaaactcaccggcaagtgtaccgggtcgcatcaagtaataataactcacatgagtgaggtcgatcccacatggattgaaggattgagcaattttagttaggtggttgatttagtcaagaaaACACgttttgatttgagtgatttgtattcaacagaagctaaattgtatgaaatttaaagggagagggagaattgacagtaaattaaagGGGAGAAGAAGtaaaggagctgaatcttaaagtgcaagtaatgtaaatgacagaagcttagattgcaagaaatgtaaatagataaagcttagagtgcaagaaatgtaaattgcttgaatagtaaagggcTCTGGGAGCTGGGAtctcagaaattaaacaagagaatgtaaatagcaatcaagagaagtaaaagatgaattgaaatgcagcagatctcaaacagaaaagaaaaattacttgAAGAAGCAATATAGAAAGTGAATTAAACTCAAttgtaaaatctaaaagagaagTTTAAGATCTCAGGAGCTGAATGAGAccagaaaacaagtctagatctcaattccttccttgatccaacagataataattgcagaagaaatagagatgaaagcagtaaagaaaacttagatccaaatcacaattcctctaaattatgcagaaagtaaacaaagagagatctcagatcaaaaatgaaacagaattccttcaattctcaatccaagattcaaaatAAAGAGTGAAGAGTGTAGAAGTAAGAACAGAGAGGAAT
The DNA window shown above is from Arachis ipaensis cultivar K30076 chromosome B08, Araip1.1, whole genome shotgun sequence and carries:
- the LOC110265310 gene encoding probable ADP-ribosylation factor GTPase-activating protein AGD9, whose protein sequence is MAFLAAVFILPAGTLFILSGLIVNAMQIQESDEARKKFSNAKSLSYSQFFGDQNKAADVADQATLSKFSGSSAISSDVHTLVCVFLLLLIIILYSPLHS